The following coding sequences lie in one Palaemon carinicauda isolate YSFRI2023 chromosome 7, ASM3689809v2, whole genome shotgun sequence genomic window:
- the LOC137643766 gene encoding uncharacterized protein: protein MAEGDGTSNLGGGGGGGGGSYPRPYSHVIQSSAYPHDVGMSSHRLSDSRFFFSERRLSQLFNVDAWTEEGEVPGNDFGEEDDPNRDPPPEPAPRASYCQPSPGTPGDAIPQPADPHFPGSRREPSIYSTLSSGVHLDPRFSAEVALDMARLSTLSGGSARFSSGRMDEDEDEDTYVGGNNGDVTPTPGSPGSCRGSRSLSSRYSQLSTLTDSLASSCHRSSLPSVLSELAGEVDGVADLLTDDDEALGPGPLVWAGDEVVNWQERCLELELSLQRFRDQAGKIRELLREKVRP, encoded by the coding sequence ATGGCCGAGGGAGATGGAACCTCCAATTtaggagggggaggaggtggaggtggagggagTTACCCACGTCCCTATTCCCATGTCATTCAGTCTTCGGCCTATCCTCATGACGTCGGGATGAGCTCTCACAGACTCTCCGACTCGAGGTTCTTCTTTTCCGAGAGGCGTCTGTCGCAGCTCTTCAACGTCGACGCCTGGACGGAAGAGGGAGAGGTGCCTGGAAATGACTTCGGCGAAGAGGATGACCCCAACCGTGACCCGCCTCCCGAGCCTGCCCCACGTGCCTCATACTGTCAGCCTTCTCCCGGAACCCCTGGCGATGCCATACCTCAACCCGCGGACCCTCACTTCCCGGGCAGTAGAAGGGAACCTTCTATATACTCAACCCTGAGTTCGGGTGTTCATCTAGACCCGAGATTCTCCGCGGAAGTAGCTCTAGACATGGCCCGCTTATCGACTCTGAGTGGAGGTTCGGCGCGTTTTAGCTCGGGCAGGATGGACGAGGATGAAGACGAAGACACTTACGTCGGTGGAAACAACGGGGACGTCACGCCCACACCTGGATCTCCTGGGTCTTGCCGTGGGTCGAGGAGTCTCTCCTCTCGTTATTCTCAACTCTCAACACTGACCGACTCTTTGGCTTCATCCTGCCACCGGTCATCTCTACCTTCGGTATTGTCCGAACTCGCCGGGGAAGTGGATGGAGTAGCTGATCTGCTGACGGATGACGATGAAGCCCTCGGACCTGGCCCGTTGGTCTGGGCTGGGGATGAAGTCGTCAACTGGCAAGAGCGATGCCTTGAGCTGGAACTCTCGCTGCAGAGGTTCCGTGATCAGGCTGGCAAGATTAGGGAACTTCTTCGAGAAAAGGTAAGACCATAG